In a genomic window of Streptomyces sp. NBC_01231:
- a CDS encoding ornithine cyclodeaminase family protein has product MRFLDEHDVRSVYDIDTAIASQRTAFMALARGEAWQPEKILGGHADDPDTVLCYAARLDRASGPVCKFGSINPGNAGTAVPTINAVVAVLDPRTGVPLAFMDGTALTTLRTAAASAVAVEALARKEAARLLVLGSGVQGRAHVKALQHSKRYAWTGMWSPRASSLDAAVEHLGEQGFDVEPVRSPSEAIAKADVIVCASSATEPLFSARELAPGVTVVTVGSFDRHRCEIGPDVLHSSHQVVVDHEPTARQNCGPLVAARAQGGTPEPALVELGRVLTGAATGRRSDDDIVTYLSAGLGVQDAAAAWSVYQRAEALGVGRSVDWPAPAPPHPTSAHPHPTVPHDHT; this is encoded by the coding sequence ATGAGATTCCTCGACGAGCACGACGTCCGTTCCGTGTACGACATCGACACCGCGATCGCTTCGCAGCGGACGGCGTTCATGGCGCTTGCGCGAGGAGAGGCGTGGCAGCCCGAAAAGATCCTGGGCGGCCATGCCGACGATCCCGACACCGTCCTGTGCTACGCCGCTCGGCTCGACCGCGCGAGCGGCCCCGTCTGCAAGTTCGGGAGCATCAACCCCGGCAACGCGGGAACGGCCGTGCCGACCATCAACGCCGTGGTCGCCGTGCTCGACCCGCGTACGGGTGTTCCTCTGGCCTTCATGGACGGCACGGCGCTGACCACGCTGCGTACGGCAGCCGCGAGCGCGGTCGCCGTCGAGGCACTGGCCAGGAAGGAGGCGGCCCGCCTCCTGGTGCTGGGGTCCGGCGTGCAGGGGCGCGCGCACGTCAAGGCACTGCAGCACAGCAAGCGCTACGCCTGGACAGGAATGTGGTCACCCCGTGCCTCGTCGCTGGACGCCGCGGTCGAGCACCTGGGTGAGCAGGGGTTCGACGTCGAACCCGTGAGATCCCCGAGCGAGGCCATCGCCAAGGCGGACGTCATCGTCTGCGCCAGCTCCGCCACCGAACCCCTGTTCTCTGCACGCGAGTTGGCCCCCGGTGTCACCGTCGTCACGGTCGGATCCTTCGACCGGCACCGCTGCGAGATAGGACCGGACGTCCTCCACTCCAGCCACCAGGTCGTCGTCGATCACGAACCGACGGCGCGCCAGAACTGCGGCCCGCTCGTCGCCGCCCGGGCGCAGGGCGGGACGCCGGAGCCGGCACTCGTCGAGCTCGGCCGTGTCCTGACCGGCGCGGCGACCGGTCGCCGTAGCGACGACGACATCGTGACGTACCTCAGCGCCGGCCTCGGCGTTCAGGACGCGGCAGCGGCCTGGAGCGTCTACCAGCGGGCCGAAGCACTCGGCGTCGGCCGGAGTGTCGACTGGCCGGCCCCTGCCCCACCTCACCCCACTTCGGCCCACCCTCACCCGACTGTTCCACACGACCACACCTAA
- a CDS encoding MFS transporter, which produces MGRRRLIIWSFGLMVIPLAVLGLVPTAPAAVILACFCAYALFSGGPSILEFIYPTELFPTEVRATAVGIGTAISRIGAAIGTYLLPIGLDRIGVGNTMLIMAAITLLGLVVCVTLAPETCGRRLAEASGAAPAESTTAIAQRADTGLR; this is translated from the coding sequence TTGGGGCGACGACGCCTGATCATCTGGTCCTTCGGGCTCATGGTCATCCCGCTCGCCGTCCTGGGGCTTGTTCCTACAGCACCCGCCGCCGTCATCCTCGCGTGCTTCTGTGCGTACGCACTCTTCTCCGGCGGCCCGAGCATCCTCGAGTTCATCTATCCCACGGAGCTGTTCCCGACCGAGGTCCGGGCGACCGCCGTCGGCATCGGCACCGCGATCAGCCGTATCGGCGCGGCTATCGGCACCTACCTGCTGCCCATCGGTCTCGACCGCATCGGCGTCGGCAACACGATGCTCATCATGGCGGCGATCACCCTGCTAGGCCTCGTCGTGTGCGTCACGTTGGCCCCAGAGACTTGCGGACGCCGCCTCGCCGAGGCAAGCGGGGCGGCACCGGCAGAGTCGACGACGGCGATCGCCCAGCGCGCGGACACGGGCCTCCGCTGA
- a CDS encoding aminobutyraldehyde dehydrogenase, whose protein sequence is MTTAAGLTTPTVRRATDAPSLITESDLPSARHFIDGTFLDGSTDRVIDVVDPSTESVIARIPAGMAEDVDRAVAAAVAAKADWARRVPKDRSEVLHAIADRLAEHADLLARLESANTGKPLAVSHDDVAMTIDTFRFMAGAVRATTSLAAGDYADNHLSVILREPLGVIGVITPWNYPLLMAAWKIAPILAAGNTLVLKPSEQTPLTTLKFAELVAALLPPGVLNVVNGYGPTVGARLAEHPDLDMIALTGSVPSGRAVARAAADTLKRVHLELGGKAPVVIFEDADLTAAASSLRTAGFWNSGQECGAACRVLVHASVAERFVGQLVEEVGSLVVGEPASGEDVEVGPMVSKAHFDRVTGYLERAKKEGIRAATGGGPLDGPGYFVAPTVLVDVPEGAEVAREEIFGPVITVETFADEDEAVRRANDVPLGLSASVWTENARRSHDIAARLDFGTVWVNSHLVLAGEVPWGGFKGSGYGRDLSIYALDDYSRTKHVMHNHER, encoded by the coding sequence ATGACCACTGCTGCCGGTCTGACGACGCCCACGGTTCGACGCGCGACGGACGCACCGTCTCTGATCACCGAGTCCGACCTGCCCTCGGCCCGGCACTTCATCGACGGGACGTTCCTCGACGGCTCGACCGACCGCGTCATCGACGTGGTCGACCCGAGCACGGAGAGCGTCATCGCCCGGATTCCCGCGGGAATGGCCGAGGACGTCGACCGGGCGGTCGCCGCCGCGGTCGCGGCCAAGGCCGATTGGGCCCGGCGTGTCCCCAAGGACCGCTCGGAGGTGCTGCACGCCATCGCCGACCGGCTGGCCGAGCACGCCGACCTCCTCGCCAGGCTGGAGTCGGCGAACACCGGCAAGCCGCTCGCGGTGTCGCACGACGACGTCGCCATGACCATCGACACCTTCCGCTTCATGGCCGGCGCCGTGCGCGCGACCACCTCCCTGGCCGCCGGGGACTACGCCGACAACCACCTCTCGGTCATCCTGCGCGAACCACTCGGCGTGATCGGCGTGATCACCCCGTGGAACTACCCCCTGCTCATGGCGGCCTGGAAGATCGCCCCCATTCTCGCCGCCGGCAACACCCTGGTCCTCAAGCCCTCCGAGCAGACCCCGCTGACCACCCTGAAGTTCGCCGAACTCGTCGCCGCTCTCCTGCCGCCCGGCGTGCTGAACGTCGTCAACGGATACGGCCCGACCGTGGGCGCACGGCTCGCCGAGCACCCCGACCTGGACATGATCGCCCTGACCGGCTCGGTTCCCAGCGGCCGTGCCGTCGCCCGGGCCGCCGCCGACACCCTCAAGCGGGTGCACCTCGAACTGGGCGGCAAGGCCCCGGTCGTGATCTTCGAGGACGCCGATCTCACGGCCGCCGCCTCGTCCCTGCGCACCGCGGGCTTCTGGAACTCGGGCCAGGAATGCGGTGCCGCCTGCCGTGTGCTCGTCCACGCATCGGTCGCCGAGCGGTTCGTCGGGCAACTCGTCGAGGAGGTCGGCTCGTTGGTCGTCGGCGAGCCGGCCTCCGGCGAGGACGTCGAGGTCGGCCCGATGGTCTCGAAGGCCCACTTCGACCGCGTCACGGGCTACTTGGAGCGCGCGAAGAAGGAAGGCATTCGGGCGGCGACGGGAGGCGGGCCCCTCGACGGCCCCGGCTACTTCGTGGCCCCGACGGTCCTGGTCGACGTCCCCGAAGGCGCCGAGGTCGCCCGCGAGGAGATCTTCGGCCCCGTGATCACGGTCGAGACCTTCGCCGACGAGGACGAAGCCGTACGACGCGCCAACGACGTCCCCCTGGGCCTGTCGGCATCGGTGTGGACCGAGAACGCCCGCCGCAGCCACGACATCGCAGCGCGCCTCGACTTCGGAACCGTCTGGGTCAACTCCCACCTCGTACTGGCCGGCGAAGTCCCCTGGGGCGGCTTCAAGGGCTCCGGCTACGGCCGGGACCTGTCGATCTACGCCCTGGACGACTACTCGCGCACCAAGCACGTCATGCACAACCACGAGCGCTGA
- the dapA gene encoding 4-hydroxy-tetrahydrodipicolinate synthase — MSSELSGVLTALATPFASDGGIEEKTLRRLVDRSIDGGVDGVVACGSTGEFAAMSAAERRQVVETVVDQVAGRVPVVAQTGALSTREAVELSRHAQDAGASVLMVVAPFYEPLTLEETLRYLRTVADAVDIPIMLYNLPGATGVNLLPETVGQLAREVDNIRYIKDTSADMAQAGQLIHRYGDVISTFVGWDSLLLTAISEGAAGVMAGTANVMPTELVSIHRALVAGDLDRARAEWARIYPLMDAIMSAAFIPAVKAALEAAGFPVGGPREPVLALDAATTAQISSLVQALPQLSPAQ, encoded by the coding sequence ATGTCGTCAGAGCTGAGCGGTGTCCTGACCGCCCTTGCCACACCGTTCGCGTCGGATGGGGGGATCGAGGAGAAGACGCTGCGCCGCCTGGTCGACCGCAGCATCGACGGCGGGGTCGACGGCGTCGTCGCCTGTGGATCGACCGGTGAGTTCGCGGCCATGAGCGCAGCGGAACGGCGTCAGGTCGTCGAGACCGTCGTCGACCAGGTCGCCGGACGCGTGCCGGTGGTCGCGCAGACCGGTGCGTTGAGCACCAGGGAGGCCGTCGAACTGTCCCGCCACGCGCAGGATGCCGGGGCCTCGGTGCTGATGGTGGTCGCCCCGTTCTACGAGCCGCTCACGCTGGAGGAGACGCTGCGCTATCTGCGTACGGTGGCCGACGCGGTGGACATTCCGATCATGCTGTACAACCTGCCGGGGGCCACCGGGGTCAATCTGTTGCCGGAGACAGTCGGACAGCTCGCCCGCGAGGTCGACAACATCCGATACATCAAGGACACCAGCGCGGACATGGCGCAGGCGGGGCAGCTGATCCACCGTTACGGCGATGTCATCTCGACCTTCGTCGGCTGGGACAGCCTGCTGCTGACCGCGATCTCCGAGGGCGCCGCCGGTGTCATGGCCGGGACGGCGAACGTGATGCCGACCGAACTGGTCTCGATCCACCGTGCGTTGGTGGCCGGCGACCTCGACCGGGCACGGGCCGAGTGGGCGCGGATCTACCCGCTGATGGACGCGATCATGTCCGCTGCGTTCATCCCGGCGGTCAAGGCCGCCCTGGAAGCGGCCGGATTCCCCGTCGGCGGGCCGCGTGAGCCGGTGCTCGCCCTCGACGCCGCCACCACCGCGCAGATCTCCTCGCTGGTCCAGGCGCTGCCGCAGCTGTCGCCGGCACAGTGA
- a CDS encoding IclR family transcriptional regulator gives MSNSGKARNGSVHSVNRAISILQVLALRGAAGVTQIAGELDVHKSTVFRLLATLEARGLVEQDASRGQYRLGHGVVQLAAGATRKYDISVISRPICQELAETIGESVNIAIRDGHDLVTIDQVMGNASVTTVDWVGQRNPLHTTAPGKLFLATMPEADRRSILDQGLERHTDYTIVDAKELEKQLAQVRVLGYAYTEQEHEIGLTAVSAPIRAANGGMIAAMVVSGPSFRITSETIPEVAEKVVSAAAAISERNGFPKSGRVM, from the coding sequence ATGAGCAACAGCGGCAAGGCGCGCAATGGCTCGGTCCATTCAGTCAACCGTGCGATCTCCATACTTCAGGTTCTTGCTCTGCGCGGAGCCGCAGGCGTGACTCAGATCGCCGGCGAGTTGGATGTCCACAAGTCGACCGTCTTCCGGCTGCTGGCGACGCTCGAGGCGCGCGGGCTCGTCGAGCAGGACGCGAGTCGTGGTCAGTACCGGTTGGGTCACGGCGTCGTCCAACTCGCCGCCGGGGCGACGAGGAAGTATGACATCTCGGTCATCAGCCGGCCGATCTGTCAGGAACTCGCCGAGACGATCGGTGAGTCCGTCAATATCGCGATCCGCGACGGTCACGACCTGGTGACCATCGACCAGGTGATGGGCAATGCCTCCGTCACGACGGTCGATTGGGTCGGTCAGCGCAATCCGCTGCATACGACGGCCCCCGGCAAGCTGTTTCTCGCCACGATGCCGGAGGCGGATCGCAGGAGCATCCTCGACCAGGGTCTGGAGCGGCACACCGACTACACCATCGTGGACGCGAAGGAGCTTGAGAAGCAGCTCGCGCAGGTGCGCGTGCTGGGGTACGCGTATACGGAACAAGAGCACGAGATTGGTCTCACCGCGGTTTCTGCGCCGATCCGCGCCGCCAATGGAGGGATGATCGCGGCCATGGTCGTCTCCGGTCCTTCATTCCGAATCACCTCGGAGACGATTCCCGAGGTGGCGGAGAAGGTCGTGTCCGCGGCTGCCGCGATCTCCGAGCGCAACGGCTTTCCCAAGTCTGGCCGAGTCATGTAG
- a CDS encoding mandelate racemase/muconate lactonizing enzyme family protein, translating into MRIAEIHLYRHSLPVHNGPYKMALAEVRILSTTLVKLVADNGLVGWGETCPVGPTYAESHAAGAVAALSEMAPGLSGTEVLPVPLHRRMDGLLNGHNYAKAAVDIAAHDLLGKHLGVSVSDLLGGAVTDRVPSYYSLVVGPPDETARLAAEKCGEGYPRLQIKVGGRPVEEDIETIRKVWEVTRESGMSLAVDGNRSLTTRDALRLSRECTDIPFVMEQPCNTIEDLQKIRSQVSHGIYMDENGTSLNTAITAAGTGLVDGFGMKVTRIGGLHPMRAFRDICAARNLPHTCDDAWGGDIIAAACTHIGVTVAPELLEGVWLAAPFIEGHYDPENGIRIEGGHIKRPQGPGLGIVPDEGLFGTPAASF; encoded by the coding sequence ATGAGGATCGCTGAAATCCACCTCTATCGGCACAGCCTGCCGGTCCATAACGGCCCCTACAAGATGGCCCTTGCAGAAGTCCGGATTCTTTCCACGACGTTGGTCAAGCTGGTGGCCGACAACGGCCTTGTCGGCTGGGGCGAGACTTGCCCGGTGGGCCCCACCTATGCCGAATCCCACGCTGCCGGGGCCGTGGCGGCACTGAGCGAAATGGCGCCGGGGCTGAGTGGCACTGAGGTACTGCCGGTGCCGTTGCACCGGCGCATGGACGGTCTGCTCAACGGCCACAACTACGCCAAGGCCGCGGTAGACATCGCCGCACATGACCTTCTGGGCAAGCACCTTGGTGTCAGCGTGTCCGACCTTCTTGGTGGCGCGGTGACGGATCGCGTGCCGTCCTACTACTCCCTCGTTGTTGGCCCGCCGGATGAAACCGCTCGCCTCGCAGCGGAGAAGTGCGGTGAGGGATACCCGCGCCTGCAGATCAAGGTCGGAGGGCGGCCAGTCGAGGAAGACATCGAGACCATCCGCAAGGTCTGGGAGGTTACCCGCGAGTCGGGGATGAGTCTGGCGGTGGATGGCAACCGCAGCCTGACGACTCGCGATGCGCTGCGGCTCAGCCGGGAATGCACGGACATCCCCTTCGTCATGGAACAGCCCTGCAACACCATCGAGGACCTGCAGAAGATCCGTTCGCAGGTCAGCCACGGCATCTACATGGACGAAAACGGCACCAGCCTGAATACGGCGATCACCGCCGCCGGCACCGGACTGGTCGATGGCTTCGGCATGAAGGTAACCAGAATCGGCGGGCTGCATCCGATGCGTGCGTTCCGCGACATCTGTGCGGCACGGAACCTGCCGCACACGTGCGACGATGCCTGGGGCGGAGACATCATCGCCGCCGCTTGCACTCATATCGGCGTGACAGTGGCACCTGAGCTGCTCGAAGGCGTCTGGCTGGCGGCCCCCTTCATCGAAGGTCATTACGATCCGGAAAACGGGATCCGGATCGAAGGCGGCCATATCAAGCGGCCGCAAGGTCCTGGCCTGGGCATCGTGCCTGACGAAGGCCTTTTCGGTACCCCAGCGGCGTCCTTCTGA
- a CDS encoding IclR family transcriptional regulator codes for MTTSPSAGGSLTVDRALKVLQEVVLDDRPVLLDELAARVGLSRTVAYRLVRSLENAGYIERDSRQGGYTIAATLVSMSVRTANRFNPGRRLRPTMDEIVKATGETVSFHVRNGLQRVAVEVAEGVHSIRRVVPVGEVLPLCSGESGRVLCSGLSDADLEELLQEAEGSSHDMHNFREDTASVRETGYFLAVSLRTPEVGAISFAVPGPAGALGALTVSGPAHRWTAAKMESAAPRILEILKATNTSPAAGL; via the coding sequence ATGACGACGTCGCCGAGTGCAGGCGGTTCCCTCACGGTCGACCGGGCACTCAAGGTGCTGCAGGAGGTAGTCCTTGACGACCGACCTGTCCTCCTCGACGAACTGGCGGCCCGCGTAGGTCTGAGCCGCACCGTCGCCTACCGGTTGGTGCGCTCCCTGGAGAACGCCGGATACATCGAACGCGACTCTCGCCAAGGCGGCTACACCATCGCAGCCACACTCGTGTCCATGAGTGTGCGCACCGCGAACCGGTTCAACCCCGGGCGACGCCTGCGGCCAACCATGGACGAGATCGTCAAGGCAACGGGTGAAACGGTGTCCTTCCACGTCCGTAACGGCCTGCAGCGAGTCGCGGTCGAGGTTGCTGAAGGCGTGCACTCCATCCGCCGTGTCGTTCCGGTCGGCGAGGTGCTCCCACTGTGCTCGGGGGAGTCGGGGCGCGTGCTCTGCTCCGGCCTCTCCGACGCCGACCTTGAGGAGCTGCTCCAAGAGGCTGAGGGGTCCAGCCACGACATGCACAACTTCCGCGAGGACACCGCAAGCGTGCGCGAGACCGGGTACTTCCTCGCAGTCAGCCTCCGTACCCCCGAGGTCGGCGCGATCTCCTTCGCCGTCCCCGGTCCGGCGGGAGCTCTGGGCGCACTCACCGTATCCGGGCCCGCACACCGGTGGACCGCGGCGAAGATGGAATCCGCAGCCCCACGAATCCTGGAAATCCTGAAAGCCACCAATACGAGCCCGGCCGCGGGCCTCTGA
- a CDS encoding TetR/AcrR family transcriptional regulator has translation MPVIAERAGLSVATAYRYFPSLDDLLNAYLHDVTVQLRDYSHGSLKTGTALFEDVVAQWTRLLRVYGPALVQIRSRTGFLTRLSEVDDILTPARDAWERPIRGVMRHLGIPEEHFAHALFLCNMMFDPREVLDLINTGLAEETALSRLTMAYYGALQGWANSMQR, from the coding sequence ATGCCTGTCATCGCCGAGCGGGCCGGGCTGTCGGTCGCCACGGCCTACCGGTACTTCCCCTCACTCGACGATCTACTCAACGCTTACCTGCACGACGTCACTGTCCAGCTCCGGGACTACAGCCACGGCTCTCTCAAGACAGGTACGGCCCTGTTTGAGGACGTCGTGGCGCAATGGACTCGCCTGCTGCGTGTCTACGGACCTGCACTTGTCCAGATCCGATCGCGCACGGGGTTCCTCACCCGGCTCAGCGAAGTCGACGACATCCTCACCCCGGCCAGGGACGCCTGGGAGCGACCCATTCGCGGTGTAATGCGGCACTTAGGAATCCCCGAGGAGCATTTCGCTCACGCACTGTTCCTGTGCAACATGATGTTCGATCCTCGCGAGGTTCTGGACTTGATCAACACCGGACTGGCCGAGGAGACGGCGCTCAGTCGCCTCACCATGGCTTACTACGGGGCCCTTCAGGGGTGGGCCAATAGCATGCAGCGTTAA
- a CDS encoding chorismate mutase, giving the protein MRSVLVATTAVVLLSGTGVVPAVAQSPASIPAPAVAGDLMPLTSLFAERLLLADKVAAAKYGTDKPIDDPVREEQILDDVAARAVGLGLDPQAAQAVFRDQIEANKLVQRGLYARWAAHPELRPTERPDLVKEVRPQLDRITAELLAALKDTARPRTSPSCEPRLKVAAVRAAYGHNLDRLHVKGLLRALPSVCGD; this is encoded by the coding sequence ATGCGATCCGTGTTGGTCGCCACCACCGCTGTGGTGCTGCTCTCCGGTACCGGTGTCGTGCCGGCCGTCGCGCAGAGCCCGGCGTCCATACCCGCGCCCGCCGTCGCGGGCGACCTCATGCCCCTGACCAGTCTGTTCGCTGAGCGGCTGCTGCTGGCCGACAAGGTCGCCGCCGCCAAGTACGGCACCGACAAGCCGATCGACGACCCGGTGCGCGAAGAGCAGATCCTGGACGACGTCGCTGCGCGGGCGGTCGGGCTCGGCCTCGATCCGCAGGCCGCACAGGCCGTCTTCCGGGATCAGATCGAGGCGAACAAGTTGGTGCAGCGCGGGCTGTACGCCCGCTGGGCCGCCCACCCGGAGCTGCGCCCGACCGAGCGGCCGGACTTGGTGAAGGAGGTCCGGCCCCAACTGGACCGCATCACGGCCGAGTTGCTCGCCGCCCTGAAGGACACCGCACGACCGCGGACCTCACCGTCGTGCGAGCCGCGGCTGAAGGTCGCGGCGGTTCGAGCCGCCTACGGCCATAATCTGGACCGGCTGCATGTGAAGGGGCTACTCCGGGCGCTCCCTTCGGTGTGCGGGGACTGA
- a CDS encoding aromatic ring-hydroxylating dioxygenase subunit alpha, producing the protein MSIDKPSLDIASVVNRRAAGHSLEAPFYTSQEIYELDLDVIFGRHWFFCAAEAEIPEAGDYVTVNVGPHSVIIVRDDDEEIRAFRNVCRHRGARLLDQGCGSVGNIVCPYHQWTYRTDGSLAFSEYQPSTFDREQFGLRPVHVRTVGGLVFLCLSDEPPSDFDEFSEFMEPYLLPYDLKAAKVAHQIDIVEQGNWKLVMENNRECHHCDVSHPELLTAYFPFNRHSEEDVPPRMRPLYERYQAAEAALAATRAAAGFPQEERRELDSRPTGFQLFHLPLDGTGASLGTGGEQVCKKLLGSIADPRFGDLSLHMQPNSWFHFLSDHAVVFWVQPLSPGETLVRTTWLVHPDAVEGVDYDIDALTAVWKATNDQDRALVEATQCGVTNPGYVPGPYSTVEDDVEAFVNWYVKRIRSSLRCKSTTHGGSRSRSTSEP; encoded by the coding sequence ATGAGCATCGACAAGCCATCCCTGGACATCGCGTCCGTGGTGAACCGCCGCGCGGCAGGCCACAGCCTCGAGGCGCCCTTCTATACAAGCCAGGAGATCTACGAGCTGGACCTCGACGTCATCTTCGGCAGGCACTGGTTCTTCTGTGCCGCGGAAGCCGAGATACCCGAGGCCGGCGACTATGTGACCGTCAATGTCGGTCCGCATTCCGTGATCATCGTCCGCGACGACGACGAGGAAATTCGTGCCTTCCGCAACGTCTGCCGGCACCGAGGGGCGCGTCTCCTGGACCAGGGGTGCGGGTCGGTCGGAAACATCGTCTGCCCGTACCACCAGTGGACCTATCGAACGGACGGCAGCCTGGCTTTCTCCGAGTACCAGCCGTCCACCTTCGACCGCGAACAGTTCGGCCTCAGGCCGGTGCATGTCCGTACGGTCGGGGGACTCGTCTTTCTCTGCCTGTCCGACGAGCCACCGTCCGACTTCGACGAGTTCAGCGAATTCATGGAGCCGTACCTGCTGCCCTATGACCTCAAGGCGGCGAAGGTCGCTCACCAGATCGACATCGTGGAGCAGGGCAATTGGAAGCTCGTCATGGAGAACAACCGGGAATGCCACCACTGCGACGTGTCCCACCCGGAGCTCCTCACGGCGTACTTCCCCTTCAACCGGCATTCCGAGGAAGACGTCCCCCCGCGGATGCGGCCGCTGTACGAGCGCTACCAGGCCGCGGAGGCGGCGCTGGCCGCCACCCGCGCCGCAGCCGGCTTCCCGCAGGAAGAGCGACGCGAGCTCGACTCGCGCCCGACCGGATTCCAGCTCTTCCATCTGCCGCTCGACGGAACGGGTGCCTCGCTCGGGACCGGTGGTGAGCAGGTGTGCAAGAAGCTGCTCGGCTCCATCGCCGACCCCAGGTTCGGTGACCTTTCGCTGCACATGCAGCCGAACTCCTGGTTTCACTTCCTGAGCGACCACGCCGTCGTGTTCTGGGTTCAGCCCTTGTCTCCCGGCGAAACCCTCGTACGCACTACGTGGCTGGTGCACCCCGATGCGGTCGAGGGCGTCGACTACGACATCGACGCGTTGACGGCGGTGTGGAAGGCCACCAACGACCAGGACCGTGCCCTGGTCGAGGCCACCCAGTGCGGCGTCACCAATCCCGGCTACGTGCCGGGTCCCTACTCGACGGTCGAAGACGACGTCGAGGCCTTTGTGAACTGGTACGTCAAGCGGATCCGGTCGAGCCTCCGGTGTAAGTCGACGACGCACGGCGGCAGTCGATCGCGATCGACGTCAGAGCCCTGA
- a CDS encoding transposase gives MPGPRKYPLELGERAVRMYRTAEPKPVIRRMAEELGVHHEALR, from the coding sequence ATGCCTGGCCCGAGGAAGTACCCGCTGGAGTTGGGTGAGCGTGCGGTGCGGATGTACCGGACCGCCGAGCCGAAGCCCGTGATCCGTCGCATGGCCGAGGAACTCGGCGTGCATCACGAAGCCCTGCGGTAG
- a CDS encoding ATP-binding protein: MYLACLSAENFRIFGSTPGKDGDADASLCLEFGPATNVIVGENDSGKTAIIDAIRLCLLTTAADF, from the coding sequence TTGTACCTGGCATGTCTGTCCGCGGAGAACTTCCGGATCTTCGGTTCGACGCCGGGGAAGGACGGCGACGCGGACGCCAGCTTGTGTCTGGAGTTCGGTCCCGCCACGAATGTCATCGTCGGCGAGAACGACAGCGGCAAGACGGCAATCATCGATGCCATCCGGCTCTGCCTGCTGACGACGGCGGCTGACTTCTAG
- a CDS encoding cupin domain-containing protein, which yields MKHPDSTLPTVISSDDVPLTLYTRPGRSGSTDRYEPGDALVRNYIQSDRFHVGVWEALPGESFWTDCHDDEEFLYVIEGEITILVPPLRTAVVGRRGDLIRMPVGTEHQSMNRGSTPLKVLFCSPPDAITT from the coding sequence ATGAAACACCCTGACTCGACGCTGCCCACGGTGATCTCTTCCGACGACGTCCCCCTCACGCTGTACACGCGCCCCGGGCGGAGTGGGTCAACCGATCGCTACGAGCCGGGTGATGCACTCGTTCGCAACTACATTCAGAGTGATCGTTTCCACGTGGGGGTCTGGGAAGCTCTGCCCGGCGAGTCCTTCTGGACCGATTGCCATGACGACGAAGAGTTCCTCTATGTGATCGAGGGTGAGATAACGATCCTGGTTCCTCCGCTGCGCACGGCCGTCGTCGGACGACGGGGCGACCTCATTCGCATGCCTGTCGGCACCGAGCACCAGTCGATGAACCGGGGATCGACGCCGCTGAAGGTGCTGTTCTGCAGTCCGCCCGATGCGATCACTACCTGA